In Pongo pygmaeus isolate AG05252 chromosome 19, NHGRI_mPonPyg2-v2.0_pri, whole genome shotgun sequence, the genomic stretch CAAATTAATCACCTTCTCGTCTGCATCCTGGGCCTCTTTTTAATGCACATGCTGTTATAGCACTTCTCACATTGTATTAAAGTTAGTcgtttatgattccatttttccCGCTGCCTGTAGGTTCTCAAGGGTAGGGTGTACCATATTTCTTTTGCAACCCCAGCACCAAGCAAAGCACCTGCTACTTCGTCGGTATTCATTGTTCCGGCTATGAAAGCTTAGACTAGGAAAGGATCTTGGAACAGTCTGGTCCACTGGTTCCTGAATGCCCGACCACGGACCTGCAGAAGCAGAATCACCCAGAAGTGTGTTGAGAAACAGATTCCGTAGGTACATCCAGAAAGACAGAAAGTGGATCCTTGGGCCTTGGAGTTGGGGTGGGATGGATGGGAAGTGACTGCTGATGAGTATGAGGTTTATTTAGGGGTTAaggaaaatgttctaaagttagATTGTAGTGATATTGCCCAACTCTGTAAATACCAAAACCATTGCATTATATGTTTTAAACAAGTGAACTTTATGGTATGTCAATTGTATCTCAGTAAacctgttagaaaaaaaaaaaaaaaaaaaaacaggtcgggcccagtggttcatgcctgtaatcccagcactttgggaggccgaggcggctggatcacgaggtcaggagatcgagaccatcctggctaacacggtgaaaccgtgtctactaaaaatacaaaacaatcaggcaggcatggtggcgggcacctgtagtcccagctactcgggaggctgaggcaggagaatggcgtgaacccgggaggcgaagcttgcagtgagccgagatcgcaccagtgcactccagcctgagcaacagagcaagactccataaaaaaaagaaaaacagatttcagAGCCCTACCCCACTTACTGGGGGAAAAACTCTCCCAGAGTATAGCTaagaatctgctttttaaaataagcttccCTGTGATTCTGAAGCAGAGCTGGGTTGGAGAACCACTGGCCTGCTTTTCCCACCGTGAAGAACAGTGTCCTTAGCATCCCTGACAAACGATGGTGGAGCCCGTTCCGTGCCAGACGCTGAGCCATGGCTAGTGTGCGTTGCTCCACAGGCCTCCCGGTGGAGCCCATTCCATGCCAGATGCTGACCGATGGCTGGTGTGTGCTGCTCCACAGGCATCCTGGTGGAGCCTGTTGCGTGCTGGACGCTGAGCAATGGCTAGTGTGTGCTGCTCCGCAGGGAGCTGACTCCTGCTTGTCTGTGACTCCCATCGATCAGTTCTGCCTTCAGGTAGCAAAACAGAACGGATCTTCCCTGCCTTGTGCTTGTCAGCCCTTCTGCTGCTGGAAACAGCTGCCTGCTCCTTGACCACACGGTCCCAAGAGGCTGCAATGATGTCCAGCTTCTTCACTGGCCAGTGGCCCTCTGGTCATGCCCTCTGTTCACAGGATCCATCTTTCCGTCTGCACTCAGAATCAAATGCAGGAACTTGGATGTGGTCTACCCAAGTCCCTAGACCTAACTCTCACCCACGCCATTTCAGTCAGTGTAGCTGGAAACACTGGTAGCTTTTGAGGGGCACCAGGTCACTGGCTTATGTTGAGATTGCTGGTCACCCAGACCTGCCCCCCATGCTAATCAtacagtgatttttcttttctcagatttttaatttgaaaatgtacATACATCCCCCCAAATTGGAAAAGGATATGTTGGACACCTGTATTCCTTCTACTTACGTTCAGCTGTTGCTGCTCTGGAATATTCTCTCTCGTGCACATGCgctgtttgtgtgcgtgtgtactGTACATTCCAGCGACTGTGACAGCTCAGAAGACGTCGGCAGGCCTGTCCTGAGAATGACATTCTCCTCCACAGCCGCAGTGTCATTATCATGCTGATTACAAATCATAGTCATCCCATAATGTCACCTGAATTATAACATTATGGGAGAGATTCAGACGTAAGCAGCCACCCCCCTCCTGTGGGAACTCAGGCCACACTTGAATTCCACGTGTCACTGGGCAAAGTGACTTTACTCTGTGGGGATGTCAGTGATCCAGCCTGCTGGCTTCTCTGTAAACCCAAATTCTGTTATCAGAATGGACCCTCCCCACTTTGAGTCATGGGCAGATGTGATCAGTTTCCCCATTGAGTCACTGATAAAGATGTTGCGAGAACAATCCCCAACCCTCTATGCTAATACAGAGCTCTCCGTTTTCTTTGGTGTGTTTAATTATTGATCCAGCCACAAGTGAGGAGTGGAAGTTGTGATTTGAAAGCTGTCACCAAGAGATTTGGGGGATTCAGTAACAACACTGCAGGAAGGTAGACAGGTCTGCAGAATGTGGACATAGTGGGAAACGTGTCTCCACATTAAGGCCAGTGTGACTAAGGAAAACACAAGGTTAGGAGACTCAGGCCTGCCATGTTGTACTCTTTaagctgctgcctctgcctcctgggttcaagcaattctcctgcctcagcctcccgagtagctgggattacaggcatgcgccaccacgcccggctaattttgtatttttagtaaacatggggtttctccatattggtcaggctggtctcgaactcccaacctcaggtgatccgtccacctcagctttccaaagtgctgggattacaggcatgagccaccgcgcctggccaacactgtgttTTCTTTAAGCCTCCAACAACCCATGGAGGGGTGGGGTGAGGCATCAGCTTCAATACACAAAGGAGGAGACACCAGGAAAGCAAGGGGCAGGCAGAGGTGATGGAGCCAGCAACCTTAGCCTTGCTTCTCATGGAGACTAGGTCCCGGAGGGCTCTTACGGACCTGATCCCAGGGAATCCTCCTGCAGACCACGTCCTAGGGGGCTCCTCGTACGGACCAGATCCCAGGGAATCCTCCTATGGACCAGGTCCCGGAGGCTCCTCCTATGGACTAGATTCCAGGGAATCCTTCTACAGACTAGGCTCGAGGGGCTCGTCCTATGGACTAGATCCCAGGGAGTCATCCTACAGTCCAGATCCCGGGGAATCTTCCTATGGACCAGATCCCAGGGAATCTTCCTACAGACCAGATCCCGGGGAATCCTCCTATGGACCAGGTCCCGGGGGCTCCTCATACAGACCAGATACCAGGTAATCCTCTATGGACCAGGTCCCAGGGGCTCCTATTACACATCAGGTCTGGGAGTTGGGGCTCCTCATAAGGACCAGgtcctggggtgggagggggttcTCCATTGGACCAGGTCCGGGGTGGAGGGTTCTCATATGGACCAGATCCCAGGGGGCTGCTGCTATGGACCAGGTCCTGGTTGGGGGGGGGGGCTGCTGCTACAGACCAGGTCccaggggaggggctgctgctgtGGACCAGGTCCTGGTGGGGGGGGGCTGCTGCTACAGACCAGGTCccaggggaggggctgctgctgtGGACCAGGTCCTGTGGGGGGGGCTGCTCCTATGGACCAGGTCCCGAGGGTACCTGCCCACCACCAATTTGTAGGGTACATCTTCTAGTTCCTTCTTCCAAACCCATCGTCTCGTAGgtgaggcagggaaggggagCCATGAGGGTGACGtaagggagagagaaggatggGGAAGGCGAGGCATGGAGGGAGCGGGGACGGGGCAGGTGGCCAAGGGCTATGCTGCCCACTGAGCTGCGTGCCTGGTGGCAGGTGGTGTACGAGGAGAGCCGCATGGTCAGCCTCACAGCCCCCTACGTGTCGGGCTTCCTGGCCTTCCGAGAGGTGCCCTTCTTGCTGGAGCTGGTGCAGCAGCTGCGGGAGAAGGAGCCGGGCCTCATGCCCCAGGCAGGTGTCTCATCCCTAGGACGAGAGAAAGGTCCCTCCTTTCCCCTGGGGGAGGGAAGGCTGCTGCAGGTTGCCACCACCGCAGCGGCAGGGAGAGACTCTTGAGCTTCCTGGAAGAGAGGAATGAGGATTTCTAAAAAGCTGGACCCCAGAGACAGTGCCCCCTTCTTGCCTCAGGGATGGCCCTGTCCTGAGGGCCGAGGGGCAGCTCAGCTGACTGTGACTCTCCCCGTGGCTCCATAGGTCCTTCTTGTGGATGGAAACGGGGTGCTCCACCACCGAGGTGATCCTGCTCTCGGAGGTCCAGGGAGGGCACTGTGGGGAAGAGATGGGGGAGAGGGCACCTCTGTCGTCCCCCACACAAAATGCTGGGCCCTTGGCCTCTGCCGCCAGTCCCTTCCAGCGGCTCCTTTCTGGGCGCAACGGGGACTCACAGTGCACTCGGCCCCTCCTCCCCTACCACCGGTAAAGGACTGTCTACCTTCGCTTCACTCCTCACCTCTTTCCTGCTCGCCCCTGCCTTCCCTACAGTGCCTTGTGCTGGCTCATCGCCAGGTGCCACTATCCATTCTGACCTGATCACCAAAAGATGTCCCACGGCCCGGGCTCAGAGTGGCCTTCCCTGCCAGCCGCCCACCCTGCACGGCCCGCCAGGCCCTTGTCCACAACTAGACAGGTGTACCCAGGCCCCCGCCGCTGCCAGGAACCTTGGCCTAGGGAGCGTGGCTGAGGGAGATgggctttgttatttttattttttattttttttgagacagagtcttgctctgtcgcccaggctggagtgcagtggcgcgatctcagctcactgcaagctccgcctcccaggttcacgccattctcctgcctcagcctcccaagtagctgggactacaggcacccgccaccacgcctggctaattttttttgtattttttagtagagacggggtttcactgtgttagccaggatggtctcaatctcctgacctcgtgatccgcctgcctcagcctcccaaagtgctgggattacaggcgtgagccaccgtgcccggccaagggaGATGGGCTCTTTTACCCTCACATACAGAGCTGAGGGCGGTGCAGCAGCACCCAGAGAGGGCCCAGGAGGGTTGACATTGGACCTTCCTGGCCAGCAAGTGTGATTGGGCCCTGGCTGCTGCCCTCGCACATAGGTGCAGAGCCAAAGGGTTGTCATGTGCCGACCCACATGCTCGTGCCAGCGCTGGCAGGCCACCGTCGAGGGaagaggaggctgggaggtgCAGGAAATGACCGGAGAGCTGGGCTGCAGTATCCCAGCATGCCAGTGAGGTGCTGACCCTGGCACTGACCATGTCAGAGAGAAGGAGGCGTCCCCCACGGCCTTGCACCCGGAAAATCGGGCACAGGGGGCTTTCGCCCAGGTCCGCTTGGGACTTAGGTCTGGTTTCCCCAGCCCTCTGCCCGTCCACAGACCTCTGCTCACTTAGGGAAGCTTTTGGTAAGACTGGCTTGTCCTGAATCCCTGCaccaggccccagccccacctccccaaccccaccctcCTTTCTCCCTGGCAGGCTTTGGGGTGGCCTGCCACCTTGGCGTCCTTACAGACCTGCCTTGCGTTGGGGTGGCCAAGAAACTTCTGCAGGTGGATGGGCTGGAGAACAACGCCCTGCACAAGGAGAAGGTGAGGAGGGGCCTGCTGCAGGCCGTGCCCGGCAGCTCAGTGGTGGGGCTGTGGTGGCCCTGGGCATGGGGATGCTTCTGGACCAGCCCTTGCCTGCTGACGCTGCCCTCCTCATCCCTGGCTTGTGGCCTGGCGTAAGGAAGACCTGCTTTCCTCCAGGCACTGCCTTGCCTGTCTCAGCCGAGGGCGCTCTGAGCTCCTCTCCCACTTCTGGTGCGCCTGCCTCTCTGGTCCCCCTTgcctgtgagccaccatggcacaCCAAGTAGGGCTAAGTCCTCCAGTGACTGGGGACAGGACGGGCTTCCAGGCTGTCCCGGGCGCACTTGGTGCTTTCCCCACCCCGCCTTGCCCCAGCCCCTATCTCCTCTGCATGCTCGGGTACCACAGCCTCCAGCCCCTCCCACCAAGGCCTGCCCGGAGCTGCCACCCACGCTCTTCCTACCTCACCTTCCCCTGCACCTTCCTCCTCTGGGACCCCATGTTGGCACTGGGAGCGAGGCACTCGCAGTGGAGGGAGCCAGTGACACTCCCAGCTGTTTCACTGGATGGCAGATTCGGAGAGCAGAGACTGCGTCTCTCATTCCTCCCAGCTCTCAGGTGCCTGCATGGAGCAGTTGCTTAATAAAAATCTGTTGAGTTGATGGGGACCTTAGACCCACTCAATGAGCCAGTCCACCGCCGCCAGAAATACCAGCCTGTTGAGCTGAGTCAGATGTGCCCAAAGCAGGAGAGAAACCAGAGGAAGGAAGCGGGCTCAGCACCGGTCACTGGGCAGTGGCGGCACCTGTATGGCTGCCAGCCTGGCACAGCGGCCCTGGGCAGATTGCTGCCCTTGTTCTAAGCCCCATCATCAGGTTTGGACAGGGTCTTGTGGGCAGCACCCTCAGCTCAGGGGCAAGACCACATCACCGCCTGCACGCTCAGTGTCGTCTCAGGGGGTGTGGCGTTGCCTGGGCTGTGGCTCACCTCCAAGATCAGTCCCCTTCGCTTTCCTGGCCCAGCGactgggttttaaaaataaagagacctgggccggtcacagtggctcatgcctgtaatcccagcactttgggaggccgaggtgggtggatcatgcgatcaggagatcgagaccatcctggctaacatggtgaaaccccatctctactaaaaatacaaacaattagctgggcgtggtggcacatgcctgtagtcccagctactcaggaggctgagtgggagaattgcttgaaccccggaggcagaggttgcagtgagccgagatcgcgccactgtactccagcctgggcaacagtgcgagactccatctcaaaaaatagagaCTTGCCTTCAGCCCTTCACCAAGAAGAGagggtttttttccccattttttgccCCCATTTTCCAGATCCGACTCCTGCAGACTCGAGGAGACTCGTTCCCTCTGCTGGGAGACTCTGGGACTGTCCTGGGAATGGTGAGTGGCTGGGGCCCTGAGCGCCCCCAAAGCCCCGAGGTAGGGGATCCTTTGCAGGCAGACACAGGTGCATGCAGACACACGTGCACTCACACATCAACCCCCCACCTGCCCGTCCCTCCGTCCTCCTGCCTCTGACTGAGCCCAGGGTGTGatgtatgtgtttatttcctCCAGCTGTGCTGAGGGAGCCCACCCTGCCCCAGGGACAAGCAGCAGGAAGGCGCCCTGAGGGTGGGCAGGCCCTGGTCCCTGAGAGCACTGCCCCTTCAGCTTCCCTCTTGCCCCCAGGACATTTTGTCAGAGCTCCAGCCGCTGAGGCTGTCCTGACCCTGGTCCCAGTGGCCCAGCCCACAGGACAGCCCTTGCCTTCCTTGTCACAGGCCCTGAGGAGTCACGACCGCAGCACCAGGCCCCTCTACGTCTCCGTGGGccacaagatgagcctggaggcAGCTGTGCGCCTGATTTGCTGCTGCTGCAGGTTCCGGATCCCAGAGCCCGTGCGCCAGGTAGGTGTGCTGGGGATGCGGGGAGGCAGCACAGGCTCCTCTGCTTCCTGCCACCTGCTGTTCAGGGCTCCCCAGCAGCTCAGCTGGGGTTGGAGTGTGGTGACATGAGGACGGGCGTTCCTGGGCCAAGGACAGGTCACATACATCTTGCTGGAGAGCTTGCTTGGCCTGCACTGGGCCCTGCAGTCAGGACAGTAGACTAGGGGGTGCAGGGCTCCCAAGAGTTCATCCCCAGGCCCTGTGCCGCATGcactcagcctcccagcctctctgagcctcctgcACCCAGATACAGGCCAGCTTGGAGAATCAATGATGTTAGCTCAGGTGGTGAGGTGTCCTGCCAGTTCCCAGCCAGCCCCTCAGGTCCCAGAGGGAGCAGCTGAACTTGAGCCAGGAGGCTTCTGCAGGAAAGCTGTGCAGGCCCCAGAGACGCCGGGCTGGGGACTTGGGTATGCCCGCCCCAGAACCCAGCACCAAAACTGGTGTTTGGTCCCCCAGGAAGGGTGAGAACCCTGCTGAAGCCGTCAGCTCAGCTGAGAAAGGACTCAGCGTGTGGGCAGGGGGAGAGACAGCTGGCACGAGATGCCCACAGCCAGCCTCGATAGGACCAGGGGACCACAAGACACGGGTGGGTGCCGTCCCAGAGAAGCCCACAGAGTGAGGGTCCAAGAAAAGTCAGTCTTTGGAGGAGACCcgctggaggaaggggaaggacaACCCTGGGCAGGAAGGAGTTTGATGTGCTCAAGAAATGGGGGGCCCggagggtggctcacgcctgcaaccccaacactttgggagacagaggtgggaggatcacttgagcccaggagtttgagggcaccctaggcaacatagtgagaccccgtctctacaaaaaaaacgtaaaaacaaattagccaagtgtggtggtgcgcgcctgtggtctctgctactcagaaggctgaggcgggaggatcacctgagcccaggaggtcgaggctgcagtgtgccctgattgggccactgcactccagcctgggtgacagagcaagaccttatcccaaaaaaactttaaaaaacaaaaactcagcaGGAAGATGTGGctggagccagggcagtgaaGTACAGAGTGGGTGGGAGCCCGTGAGCATCTTGGGGTGCGCCAGGGTTTCAGACGTCACCCACAGGGACTTGGATGGCTGCGAGTTGGCAGCGGGGCGCCCGCAAATTGGCCTTTTTAGGTGGCTGCTGTGCGTGCTGTGGAGGctgtggggtggaggtggggacgCGGGTCTGCACAAGCTGTGCTTCTTCCAGCAGCCCAGCCCCTGAGCCTCCCTGGTGTCTGCTGCTTCCCCATCTTACCCCCATCGCTTGCCCTGCAGCCTGCGCTGGGGCAGCCGTAGCACCAGTGGAAAACCCCCAGGCCACCACCTTAGGGCCGGGGCCTTCTGGCTGCTGGCACGCAGTGTGGCCTCCAGGGGGCAGCAGAAGCCCGCATACCACAATGGCCCTCGCCCTGGGGAGCTGTGCTCAGTGGTGGCATCTGAGAGCGGGCTCCGCAGCCTTGCAGGGCTTTGCTCAGGGCACAGGTGTGTGGACTGTCAAGCCTGTGAGCTGTGTCCCCAGCCCCCAGGAAAGAGGCCTTTCTTCCTCTGTTCCAACTCAGCCGTGTGGTCTTCCGCGAGAGAACCCAAGAAACTGTCCCCCAGGCCTTCAGCCCCAGGAACTTTAGACCGTGCTGCTGCAGACAGCACAGTTCCTGGAGCTCCTAAACCTTTTTCCACCTCATTGTGCCCCAGAGTAGGACAGTGGCCCAGCCTTGCAAGGGAGGGGACACCTGGCCTGTGAGTACCTTGAGCATCTAGAAATAGAGCAAGGATCTGTGCCTAGCACCGGCAAAGAGCCTGCCAAATCCTGGGCCCACCCTCCAGAGGAAGGAAAGCCACAACCAGATGGGATATGCAGCCGCCCCGCACCAGGAGCCCGCAGCTTCTTACTGTTGGGCGTGAGCCAACGGTCGTGTCCTGCAGGGCTGGCTCTGTCTCTGGGTCCATTTTCTTCCTGAGCTCACTCACCTCTCAACAGGTTCCCCTCCTGACTCTGTTCCAGAAAGTCCTGGGAGAGCACAGACGGGGTTAGTGTTGGTCTGCTCTCTCCCTGGCTCCGCGCCGGGCCGTCTAGGTGGCCCCATGGTCACAGGCACTGCTGCGCTCCTGGTTGCCAGGTCCAGGCTCTCCTGCCAGGCCAGGCTAGGCCGCTCCAGGGGAAGGTGAGAGGTGCTGGCCCCGCCTACTGCTGCCCCACTTCCCCCATGAATGGAAGCAGGAGCAGGCTGGGGGATTAGCCATTGCTTTCCATGAGTCGTGCAGCCCTGAAGCTAATCTAAGCCCATCTGAGCTGGGATCAGGGGGACTTCCCAGGGCCAGACCCCCCATGCCCCTGGGGGTTCCCACTCAGACCTGAGCCCTGTTCAGTGTCTCTCCCTGCCAGGGTCTGCCCCCATCCCAGCCTGTGGCCCACCGTCCTCTTGTATCCTGGTGATTCTGGAGACGGAACAGGGGTTACTGCTGATCTAGTCAGGGAGAGGACAGACCAGCTGGGCTCAGAGCCCCCAGAGAAGCAAGTGTTAGCAGAGAAGCCTCAGCTTGCGCACAGCCTACAGGGAAGCACAGACTGGAAACCAGTGAAGGCTGAGCAGCTCCACCTGCCACTGGTGGGGAGGAGACCCAGGACCCCCTCGCTCAGCCTGTCCACTCACCAGCTACTCAAGCCCTTCAGGGACTGCCCAGCTCGGTTTGAGAACTGCCATTGCAGGGCTTTGACCCCAAAGTTCCAGGCATGCCTGTCACACACTCACCGACAGGGCCGTGGCTCTTGAGCCTGAAGAGCTGGCTGTGACCTGTGTGTCCTGAGTGGG encodes the following:
- the ENDOV gene encoding endonuclease V isoform X1 yields the protein MALEAAGRPPEETLSLWKREQARLKARVVNRDTEAWQRDPAFSGLQRVGGVDVSFVKGDSVRACASLVVLSFPELEVVYEESRMVSLTAPYVSGFLAFREVPFLLELVQQLREKEPGLMPQVLLVDGNGVLHHRGFGVACHLGVLTDLPCVGVAKKLLQVDGLENNALHKEKIRLLQTRGDSFPLLGDSGTVLGMALRSHDRSTRPLYVSVGHKMSLEAAVRLICCCCRFRIPEPVRQADICSREHIRKSLGLPGSPTPRSPKAQRPVACPRGDSGESSGEGQPPQDHSPGPRTAPRPGSQEQAGKDWQ
- the ENDOV gene encoding endonuclease V isoform X6 yields the protein MALEAAGRPPEETLSLWKREQARLKARVVNRDTEAWQRDPAFSGLQRVGGVDVSFVKGDSVRACASLVVLSFPELEVVYEESRMVSLTAPYVSGFLAFREVPFLLELVQQLREKEPGLMPQVLLVDGNGVLHHRGFGVACHLGVLTDLPCVGVAKKLLQVDGLENNALHKEKIRLLQTRGDSFPLLGDSGTVLGMALRSHDRSTRPLYVSVGHKMSLEAAVRLICCCCRFRIPEPVRQADICSREHIRKSLGLPGSPTPRSPKAQRPVACPRGDSGESSGKAPSPQRQADRTTPGGRRSTVHCQVGQR
- the ENDOV gene encoding endonuclease V isoform X5, with protein sequence MALEAAGRPPEETLSLWKREQARLKARVVNRDTEAWQRDPAFSGLQRVGGVDVSFVKGDSVRACASLVVLSFPELEVVYEESRMVSLTAPYVSGFLAFREVPFLLELVQQLREKEPGLMPQVLLVDGNGVLHHRGFGVACHLGVLTDLPCVGVAKKLLQVDGLENNALHKEKIRLLQTRGDSFPLLGDSGTVLGMALRSHDRSTRPLYVSVGHKMSLEAAVRLICCCCRFRIPEPVRQEPEGAEASGMPQRRLRRVLR
- the ENDOV gene encoding endonuclease V isoform X2, coding for MALEAAGRPPEETLSLWKREQARLKARVVNRDTEAWQRDPAFSGLQRVGGVDVSFVKGDSVRACASLVVLSFPELEVVYEESRMVSLTAPYVSGFLAFREVPFLLELVQQLREKEPGLMPQAGFGVACHLGVLTDLPCVGVAKKLLQVDGLENNALHKEKIRLLQTRGDSFPLLGDSGTVLGMALRSHDRSTRPLYVSVGHKMSLEAAVRLICCCCRFRIPEPVRQADICSREHIRKSLGLPGSPTPRSPKAQRPVACPRGDSGESSGEGQPPQDHSPGPRTAPRPGSQEQAGKDWQ